The window CATCCTCCACATCGGTTATGTTTACAGTAACTTCTTGACTGGCAGTATTGCTTCCATCACTTACATTAACGGTGATGGAGTAACTGGTCTTAGTCTCATAATCCGGAGATGTATTGAAAGTGATGACTCCAGAAGAATTGACACTCAGTGATCCAGCGTCTGTTCCAGTTAAGCTATAAGACAAAGAATCCCCGTCCGCATCAGAAGCAGACACCGTAGTGACTGCAGTTTGGTTCTCGGCTGCAGAAACGGAAGACAATAGTCCTGATATAACCGGATTATTGTCATTAATATTATTGATATAAATGGTAAAGCTTTTATTAACACTATCTGTACCATCGCTAACACTTATGGTTATAAAATAAGATGACTGTGATTCAAAATCAGGAGAAGAATTAAACGTTACTACTCCAGTAGAATCAATAGAGAATGATGAGCTATCATTGCCTGAAAGTGAATAACTTAGGCTATCTCCATCTGGATCAGAAGCTGAAATAGTGATCACTGAAGTTTGGTTTTCATCAACAGTTATGCTATCACCCAATCCTGAAATTGTAGGCTCTTGATTAGGAGCCGGTGCTTGATCAAAAGAATCTGGTTCATAGACTGAGGTAAAATCAGAAGCGCTAATAGATGAAGAATCTTCATCAAGCAACAAGAGCAAATATTCCCCTGAAGAAACTGATCTAATTAGGACATCATCCCCGCTTTGTTCTATTGAAAGGTCAGAAATTTGAATTCCGCTTAATCCTATTATATCTTTTCCATCTTCAAAGCCATTTGCTGTATCAGTTTGTATAATTCTTGGGTTATCTGGTCTCTGCCTAAAGGTCTCAAATGCTCCTAGACTAATTTCATTAAAATCTGAAGACCCACTTCCAGGTCTTAACACAATCGTATCTGATCCTGAACCAAGAGCATAAAAATCTTTCCCAGAACCTCCATCTAAGGTAGTTTCTCCCTCCCCACTAGATAAAGTATCATTTCCCCCTCCGCCGTAAAGTATATCTTCACCATTTCCACCAATTAAGTAATCATCACCTAAATACCCATAAATTTTGTCATTGCCATCTATTCCTTCTAACTTATTGGAGGAAGAATTTCCTGTGATTGTATCATTTCCAGAGGTGCCAATTATATCTTCAAAATTAGTTGCTCCTCCAAATGCTGGATGTAAATCTAGACCATCGGATGAAGACAAAAATCTGAAATCTAAAACATCTCTAACTGGCTCATTAAACCCACCACTATATCCATTAGGCCCTCCATCCACTAAAGAAAGATCTAAAGCGTTTAAGAAAGGTGTACCGTTTGTACCTGTTATTTTTATTCTTAAAATATCACCCCCGGGACCAAGATTAATTACGTCACCGTTCTTAAATCCTAAATTACTAATTATATCGTTGCCTTTACCTAAATCTATATTGACATTCTGACTGTAGATAGAGCGATCTAAATCTTCTCCTCTACCACTTCCAAAAGAAATGGGGGGGGTTTCACTACTAATACCTATCGAATCTGAACCATCAAATCCTTTTATTTTCAAAGGATCATCTGGGGATAGGTTGTTAGTTATATGGTCAGTTTCAAGTCTATCTCCATTGAATGTGTCTCCTGTAAATGTTCCATATTGAGTGTTTACAAGCCAACCATCCTCATCTAAATCATAGGCCATGTAAAAAACTTTTTCATCGCTATTCCAATAGACCTTCCCTGCAGAAGTCTCCAATGTGGTATAGGTGTAATCTCCTACCTTAATGTTTTCTATTCCAGAAAAAATTATTGTACCACCGTTAGGATCTACTAATTTGTAAGATCCATCTGGATAGTCTTGGAAGAAATTAGCAAAACCACCCAAATTATTAATTCCTCCATAGTTGATTACCAAGGTGTCATTGCCTTCTCCTCCCGAGATATTTTCTACAAAGCTCCCAGTTTTATTTTCAACAGTAAAAGTGTCGTCACCTGAAGTTCCAACTGATGAATTTTCTACTGGTGCCGGAGCAGGTGTTTCATCTACATCTGCTATATTGATTGTTAAATTCTGGCTGGTTGTATCACTTCCATCACTTACATTGATAGTAATAGAATAACTGGTCTTAGTTTCATAATCTGGAGCTAAGTTAAAAGTAAGTACTCCAGATGAATTAATACTTAAAGAGCTAGTATCTAGACCGCTTAGGCTGTAGGTTAAATTATCTCCATCCGCATCTGAAGCAGAAACCGTTACTATTGAAGTTTGATTTTCATCAACAGTAACACTCGAAGCCAATCCTGAAATTTCAGGAAACATATTTGCTGGTAAAACAACTGGTGTATTGGTTGTTGCGGTTGCATCGGTTGGGGTATCCGTTGTTGCGGTAGCATCGGTTGGGGTATCCGTTGTTGTGGTTGCATCGGTTGAGGTATCTGTTGTTGCGGTTGTATCTACAAAAGAGTCTGTACCTGCAAAAAAATCAAAGAAATTAAATACGCCCCCACCTTGCGTAGTTCCAATGACTGAACCTCCCTGGTCTGCTGAAGGAAGAATAACTTCAGGAGTAGTAATAACAGAAGATGAACTTGTAGAACTTCCTAAGTCAGTTGAAGGACTGCTAGAAGATGTTGTATCTGTTGGTGTCGTGGTCGTTGTAGTATCAGATGAACTCGTGGTTGATGTTGTGTCAGCTGGTGTTGGAGCAGTTGTGGTCGCTGGCGGAGTTGCAGTTGATGTCTCTGTAGTCTCTGTAGTCTCAGCAGTTGTGTCTGCTAGTGTTGGAGTGGTTGTAGTCGGAGTTGTGATCGCCGGCGGAGTTACAGTTGATGTCTCTGTAGTTGTGTCTGCTGGTGTTGCGAAATTAACAAATCCGTCAAAAAAGGATGAAAGGAAATCAAAACCACCACTCTCGGCTTCAAGACCAAAGTCCGTAGGTGCAGTGACTGCAGGAGTAGTTACAGCAGGAGAAGTGATTGCCGGCTGAGTTACAGTTGATGTCTCTGTAGTCTCAGCAGTTGTGTCTGCTGGTGTTGGGACGGTTGTGATCGCCGGCGGAGTTACAGTTGATGTCTCTGTAGTTGTGTCTGCTGGTGTTAAGAAATCAATAAATCCGCCAAAAAAGGATGAGAGGAAATCAGAACCACCATCTTCGGCTTCGAGATCAAAGTCCGTAGGCGCGATGACTGCAGGAGTAGTTACAACAGGAGAAGTGGTCGCTGGTGTCGTTGTAGTCGGAGTTGTTGTTGGTGTGTCTGTAGCTGTTTCAGTTACCTCAGGTGTTTCTGTTGAAGTAGTAGTTGATGTATCCGGG of the SAR86 cluster bacterium genome contains:
- a CDS encoding cadherin domain-containing protein; the protein is MFSKSNKFLLLFLFVVTDGIYADISSNKETAAVGETITLTWSSSASSCAAFEDWSGSKSGNGSEQVEVAKLQWNVYGITCGGVSEWKYVWGIESTSSSPVTDSTTFNGFQIGETLTLIDYPESTPDPQTTYQLIYTTSDGVLTANLDEGALDLNNLEKLFTPFSDGLSPTLSLPLSSIPSAGSGTVTIALKLYDGNDATQSGSERLLQTSATVDWSSDGSMVDLDLPTQTLTIDYFTAEGTVIERTYQSLSSSSTVLSVSNNLDLNLAFFDLVNPGSLDLTGYMTEGTYFYSIEITGIDFVDTDSIAFTTMQGYFNVLNVLEESLTSPDTSTTTSTETPEVTETATDTPTTTPTTTTPATTSPVVTTPAVIAPTDFDLEAEDGGSDFLSSFFGGFIDFLTPADTTTETSTVTPPAITTVPTPADTTAETTETSTVTQPAITSPAVTTPAVTAPTDFGLEAESGGFDFLSSFFDGFVNFATPADTTTETSTVTPPAITTPTTTTPTLADTTAETTETTETSTATPPATTTAPTPADTTSTTSSSDTTTTTTPTDTTSSSSPSTDLGSSTSSSSVITTPEVILPSADQGGSVIGTTQGGGVFNFFDFFAGTDSFVDTTATTDTSTDATTTTDTPTDATATTDTPTDATATTNTPVVLPANMFPEISGLASSVTVDENQTSIVTVSASDADGDNLTYSLSGLDTSSLSINSSGVLTFNLAPDYETKTSYSITINVSDGSDTTSQNLTINIADVDETPAPAPVENSSVGTSGDDTFTVENKTGSFVENISGGEGNDTLVINYGGINNLGGFANFFQDYPDGSYKLVDPNGGTIIFSGIENIKVGDYTYTTLETSAGKVYWNSDEKVFYMAYDLDEDGWLVNTQYGTFTGDTFNGDRLETDHITNNLSPDDPLKIKGFDGSDSIGISSETPPISFGSGRGEDLDRSIYSQNVNIDLGKGNDIISNLGFKNGDVINLGPGGDILRIKITGTNGTPFLNALDLSLVDGGPNGYSGGFNEPVRDVLDFRFLSSSDGLDLHPAFGGATNFEDIIGTSGNDTITGNSSSNKLEGIDGNDKIYGYLGDDYLIGGNGEDILYGGGGNDTLSSGEGETTLDGGSGKDFYALGSGSDTIVLRPGSGSSDFNEISLGAFETFRQRPDNPRIIQTDTANGFEDGKDIIGLSGIQISDLSIEQSGDDVLIRSVSSGEYLLLLLDEDSSSISASDFTSVYEPDSFDQAPAPNQEPTISGLGDSITVDENQTSVITISASDPDGDSLSYSLSGNDSSSFSIDSTGVVTFNSSPDFESQSSYFITISVSDGTDSVNKSFTIYINNINDNNPVISGLLSSVSAAENQTAVTTVSASDADGDSLSYSLTGTDAGSLSVNSSGVITFNTSPDYETKTSYSITVNVSDGSNTASQEVTVNITDVED